One stretch of Lysobacter sp. TY2-98 DNA includes these proteins:
- the imuA gene encoding translesion DNA synthesis-associated protein ImuA, with product MGEVHALDRLLRERPIWRGRTPASPARDGVPTGLASLDAVLPGQGWVAAGLNEVLVPGDGMGELELLWPMLAQASQDAPVVLVAPPHLPYAPAWHAAGVRLDRLHLVRAAPRDALWAAEQCMRSGACAAVLCWPQGMGDDRPLRRLQVAAESGRCRGVAIRPLSAARNPSPAPLRLVVEGQPRQIRVLKCRGANPPSQPVSFPRAVQ from the coding sequence ATGGGGGAGGTGCATGCCCTCGACCGGCTGCTGCGCGAACGGCCGATCTGGCGCGGCCGCACGCCTGCTTCGCCCGCCCGCGACGGCGTACCGACCGGGCTGGCGTCGCTGGATGCGGTGTTGCCTGGACAGGGCTGGGTGGCGGCCGGCCTCAACGAAGTACTGGTTCCGGGCGATGGGATGGGCGAGCTCGAGCTGCTGTGGCCGATGCTCGCGCAGGCTTCGCAGGACGCGCCGGTGGTGCTGGTCGCACCGCCGCATCTGCCGTATGCGCCGGCCTGGCATGCGGCCGGCGTGCGCCTGGATCGCCTGCATCTGGTGCGTGCTGCGCCCCGCGATGCGTTGTGGGCGGCCGAGCAGTGCATGCGATCCGGTGCATGCGCGGCGGTGCTGTGCTGGCCGCAGGGCATGGGCGACGACCGCCCGCTGCGCCGTCTGCAGGTCGCGGCGGAAAGCGGACGCTGCCGCGGTGTCGCGATCCGGCCGCTCTCGGCCGCGCGCAATCCGTCGCCGGCGCCGCTGCGGTTGGTTGTCGAAGGCCAGCCGCGGCAGATCCGCGTGCTCAAGTGCCGCGGCGCGAATCCGCCGTCGCAGCCCGTGTCGTTTCCGCGTGCGGTGCAGTGA
- a CDS encoding VOC family protein, which produces MRPFDLQRIDHVVLRVTDPARSIRFYRDVLGCTIARERPDLGLTHLRAGASMIDLVDIAGRLGARGGDAAGDTRRNVDHIALRIEPFDDAAIRAHLASHGVDVPEATSDNFGAEGDGPSLYLRDPDGNTIELKGPAR; this is translated from the coding sequence ATGCGTCCCTTCGACCTGCAACGCATCGACCATGTCGTCCTGCGCGTCACCGATCCCGCGCGCAGCATTCGCTTCTACCGCGACGTGCTCGGCTGCACGATCGCGCGCGAACGGCCCGACCTCGGGCTCACCCATCTGCGCGCCGGCGCATCGATGATCGATCTCGTCGACATCGCCGGACGTCTCGGCGCACGCGGTGGTGACGCGGCCGGCGACACGCGTCGCAACGTCGACCACATCGCACTGCGCATCGAACCGTTCGACGACGCGGCGATCCGCGCGCATCTCGCCTCGCACGGCGTGGATGTACCCGAAGCGACGTCCGACAACTTCGGCGCCGAGGGCGACGGGCCGTCACTGTACCTGCGCGATCCCGACGGCAATACGATCGAGCTCAAAGGCCCCGCACGCTGA
- a CDS encoding O-acetyl-ADP-ribose deacetylase: MRFEALQADITTLRVDAIVNAANSSLLGGGGVDGAIHRAAGPGLVEECRRLGGCNVGDARITGGHQLPARHVVHTVGPVWRGGDRGEPEALASCYRRSLALADAANCTSIAFPCISTGIYGYPLAPAAEIAIRTVSTFDAAHLELVVFSCFSAGDLDVYQRLLAALE, translated from the coding sequence ATGCGATTCGAAGCGCTCCAGGCCGACATCACCACGCTGCGCGTCGACGCGATCGTCAATGCGGCGAACAGTTCATTGCTCGGCGGTGGCGGTGTCGATGGTGCGATCCATCGCGCCGCAGGCCCGGGCCTCGTCGAAGAATGCCGGCGCCTCGGCGGCTGCAACGTCGGCGATGCGCGCATCACGGGGGGCCATCAACTGCCGGCGCGTCATGTCGTGCACACCGTCGGGCCAGTCTGGCGTGGCGGTGACCGGGGCGAGCCCGAAGCCCTCGCGTCCTGCTATCGCCGCAGTCTCGCGCTCGCCGACGCCGCGAACTGCACGTCGATCGCATTCCCCTGCATCAGCACCGGCATCTACGGCTATCCGCTCGCACCCGCGGCCGAAATCGCGATTCGTACGGTGTCGACGTTCGACGCCGCGCATCTCGAACTCGTCGTGTTCAGCTGCTTCTCCGCCGGAGATCTCGACGTCTATCAGCGACTGCTTGCAGCGCTCGAGTGA
- a CDS encoding F0F1 ATP synthase subunit epsilon — MASTIRCDIVSAEQEIFHGDAEMVVATGELGELGIAPKHAPLITRLKPGKVVVTLPGGEKLDFAISGGILEVQPSVVTVLADTAIRAEDIDEAAVRAAKDEAERILAQKDPKMSLEQAQNQLAMSIAQLSALERLRKTLKH; from the coding sequence ATGGCATCCACCATCCGTTGCGACATCGTCAGCGCCGAGCAGGAGATCTTCCACGGCGACGCCGAAATGGTCGTCGCGACCGGCGAACTCGGCGAGCTCGGCATCGCGCCGAAGCACGCGCCGCTGATCACCCGCCTGAAGCCGGGCAAGGTCGTCGTGACGCTGCCGGGCGGCGAGAAGCTCGACTTCGCGATCTCCGGCGGCATCCTCGAGGTGCAGCCGAGCGTCGTGACCGTGTTGGCCGACACCGCAATCCGCGCCGAAGACATCGACGAGGCGGCGGTGCGTGCGGCGAAGGACGAAGCCGAGCGCATCCTCGCGCAGAAGGATCCGAAGATGTCGCTCGAACAGGCGCAGAACCAGCTCGCGATGTCGATCGCGCAGCTGTCGGCGCTGGAGCGTCTGCGCAAGACCCTCAAGCACTGA